The Maniola hyperantus chromosome 24, iAphHyp1.2, whole genome shotgun sequence genome contains the following window.
CTGTATCCcaaacattttgtttttcagaaaataagtaacgtctggcggAACTGGAATCTTACACTTATTGGTACCTATTGTGTATGTTTTCGTTGCCATTTGTCGACATCGGTCGTCTTATAAGGTAAacctgttaaataaaatcatAGTGATTGTTAATAATTGTTAAAATTTATTCGAACTCTAATTGATCAATTAACTAAATCCACGAAGATAACATTTACAGAAAACACTTAGAAAACAATTGCCCTAGATTACTAAAGTTATTTAACCGAATTTAAAGCAATCTAGACCAAATTGTAGGTAGATCTAAGCTAAAACAAACATagcttacagccgtactcagagtcgcttagtcgttacttaagtttagttaaaacgagacagagctatatctctcacataaatctgtctcgttttaactcaatcctaagtaacgattagcgactctgagtgcggcagtaagTAATCTAATATTTGGTTTAGTTCTTTACACTTCTAAAAATATCCATAACAAAtaacttttagatttttaaactaaTGTGGTGTAATAAACACAATTAAATTAACCAATCTACCTACTCGTCTACTACTACTAAgtagtttctaaataattttaaatacatatcaaaaattgcggacggGCAGGAtttgaacccgcgtctcctgggattgcgcccgtagcttagtggtcagagcgtcgggggcgatcccaggagacgcgggtgcgaatcctgccggttcgcaatttttgataagtatttaaaataatttaaaaatttccttaaagttttttttttttttttttaaggaatattagccatgttaaatgactaatattcccctttcctctccaactaagcgtcaggcttgtgctaggagtaggtacgacaatagtgcaacgggcggggtttgaaccgtcgacctttcggttttcagtccactcctttaccggttgagctattgaggcttcaaagGCAGTAGGTAAAGCaatataacaattataaaatattatactaaatagTTGTTACTAGTCTACTTTCTTAGAAAATTATAAAGAGATGAACTAAATGTGGTATCAAAAAGTGTTAAATTGTGTGTAAAATGGCGCTCAAAGTGGAAGATTTGAAAGTTAGTGATGTGGTAAAAGTGTTGGAGTTCTGGGGGATGGCAGAGTTTGTGGATTTTGTGAAGGAAAAGGATATTAATGGACGAACATTATTAGTAAGTAGTACTCTTTCTTTTTTGCTTTCACATACAAACTGTGATAGCACAgtgggcatgggtttaataaaaattgccatactccttccaggttagcccacttctatcgtagactgcatcatcacttaccaccaggtgagattgcagtcaagggttaacttgtatctgaacaataataataataataataaacttttcggcgttatgtgcgttttaagcagttaattaatatcactaactttgacggtgaaggaaaacatcgtgagattttttttatttttttattcagatacaagttagcccttgactgcaatctcacctgctggtgagtgatgatgcaatctaagatggcatgtttggcagtttttattaaccccatacccctttgatctacacggcatcgtaacggaatgctaaatcgtttggcggcacggctttaccggttgggtggtaactagccacggccgaagcctcccaccagaccagaaatttagaagttatgaaattccaaatccctgccaggaatcgtacccgggacctcccactaacaagagcacagcgcttaccactgcgtcagaGAGGTCGCCAAATTCCTGCATGATTGAAATCTCTGTATAGTGCCAATCAGCACTTAATAGTAGGTCTAAAGTATggtctaaatccttctcattttgagaagagacctgtgctcagtagtggaccaggAGTTGGGACTCCAACGACTATCgtttttttgaactatgtgccctgcccattgccacccGTTGCTCAGCAACCCGTTGAgcaatgtcggttactctagttctcctacagatatcctcatttctgatttgatcacgtagagaaactccaaacatagctctcttCATAGATCCATAAtgatcaatttttagggttccttacctcaaaaggaaaaacggaacccttataggatcactttgttgtctgtctgtctgtctgtctgtctgtcaagaaacctacagggtacttcccgttgacctagaatcataaaatttggcaggtaggtagatcttatagctgacatttggggaaaatctgaaaaccgtgaatttagggttagatcacacaaaaaaaattaaattgtggtcatgaactaataattagtattttcaactttcgaagtgactgactatatcaagtggggtatcatatgaaaggtcttcacctgtacattctaaaacagatttttatttatttttatgcatcatagtttttgaattatcgtgcaaaatgtcgaaaaaatacgactgtagtacggaactctcattgcgcgagcctgactcgcacttggccggtttttagtttttatgagAATCTGGTATAATCAATGACATAAGCATAAAATCAAAATTGGTTCACAGGAAACTTCCGAAGGACTAGTGAATATATGGCGGCCAAACGCTAACGCCAAGAAACTTGTACAGTTCATACAAGAAATCAAGCAAAACCCTCAAAAATATCTGAACTGCATCAAACACGATGACGTCATTACGATCAAAGAGACGAACCTGTGCAGTGACAGTCAGTACCAAACTGTGAGTATCCGGAAAATAAGCCAACAAGAAAACCCAAACAACCGAGTTGAAGAAATTTTGAAAAGAATCACAGTACCAAAAAGCTTTCTGTACAGACATCAAACGAAACGACAGAAAAGATCTGtaacttcatatgtacctatGAATGTTAACACAGAAAAGAAGCCAAAGAATTTTTTCCGACTAAGCTCCTACGACTATCCCATATTCGATCTGAAAAAGCGTTTCTCAAAAATAGAGAACTGTACTGATAGAGGTTATTATCCAGTCAATAAAGTTTCTAAAGAAATCAGACCTAAATATAAATCTATGAACTCTGCTGAAGATTTTACAGATAAGCTATCAGAGGATCATTTCTATGAAGACTTGTGTTACAATGATGTTAAAGAAGAAAACAATACGAAAATGTTTCATCCAACCCAAAGTACCCAAGTAAAACCTTGTATGGTAAAAATACAGGAATTATTCCAATCATTTAAATTACCATTTTTCAAAAAAGCTGAGGAGGAAGTGGTACAGGCATCTCAACATACAGATATGAAAGATGTAGAGAGAGAAAAGGATGGAAATGTATATGAGAACTCCGTGAATATGTATGACTCTATACATGTGGCTGCAGAACCAAATGTGGATACATTGAAGAAAGAAGACAATCATGTAAGTTGGTAACTTACTTAATTTTCCTGtttctttagtagtgggagggcagACGGTATACATTTCACGCTGCGTTTTctctgttttggcggattattGTGAATTAACCTTGTAGATATTTACCTCGATTACTCAACGGtgaaaggagcggactgaaaacgaaaaggtcgccggttcaaacccacccgttgcacttttatcgtacctactcctagcaaggTTTGCGCGTAAATAGAGAGgataggggaatattagtcagcataataaacttgactaatattctttaaaaaataactttattcaACAAATTGATTTCGGTTTTTAagatcccgtgagaactcattgatttttcggtataaaaggcagcccatgtcactcttcaggtctaagtatacccatgcaaaaaattacgctgAACCGTTGCTACAAtgtgacgtaattgaaggacaaaccaacaaaccaataaaccaacaaatcaacaaagaaacacactttcgcatagtTATAATACGGCTAGTGATGACTCTGGTATCTCTATCCAAAATTTAGGAAACCAAATATTTCAGTATAACCTAGAAAACAATTTGTAAGTAGAAGTTATTTGTTATTCACTCCGTTCCTACAGTTCGTTTACGAACGGAAAAGAATCCTGGAAGTTTCAACCAAAGTTTCAAGTTAAATTCTACGTCAGAATGTTTGTAGAAAAGTTTCAAAAGTTTAAAACTGACTTCGGTCTATCTTGATCTTCCATAACATTGAATTTTTAAACGTATCTAGATTAAAGGGTCCGTTCACACTCTAATCAAAAATTTATtcttaattttgtatttatctgtacctaccaaaaacatttagaataaagagaaaaaaagagTGTAAAAGTGGTCAggaaagcacttatctctatgagagatctctaccagtgacccttggcagtgcgagagatTGTAGAGgaagtagaataggtacaacaaagaagatagaaagtagtcataaaaaaattatataatatgatcataatattaatattagacATTATTTAAccatgaggcccatagttagcggccatgtctcggatccatattatgtcatcactggcaacacgcactattCCAGGACTTTGGTCTTCAGGCACTGAAGAATTCCAGTGTCATTTCTTTACGTATAGAtggatagatagaaatactttattgcacacaaaaaatattacataactattacagaaacttaaactaacaaaattattgtatgcaaaggcggccttattgctcacagcaatctcttccaggcaacctttggtgaaaggagaaactagatgtgttggatagtacttacacgcaatacagaaaaaatgaagtagtataatattatataatataattaactatttcagtaatacagacataactatcatacaaatacataactattataaatattaatatatatacaaaatccataatagaaa
Protein-coding sequences here:
- the LOC117993525 gene encoding uncharacterized protein; this translates as MALKVEDLKVSDVVKVLEFWGMAEFVDFVKEKDINGRTLLETSEGLVNIWRPNANAKKLVQFIQEIKQNPQKYLNCIKHDDVITIKETNLCSDSQYQTVSIRKISQQENPNNRVEEILKRITVPKSFLYRHQTKRQKRSVTSYVPMNVNTEKKPKNFFRLSSYDYPIFDLKKRFSKIENCTDRGYYPVNKVSKEIRPKYKSMNSAEDFTDKLSEDHFYEDLCYNDVKEENNTKMFHPTQSTQVKPCMVKIQELFQSFKLPFFKKAEEEVVQASQHTDMKDVEREKDGNVYENSVNMYDSIHVAAEPNVDTLKKEDNHAGLAVEEYLVPVAVEKDYCDVCLKQKDDSLLGYIMNYFESRFGIRRETNDAAQSEESETEPSCEREWERKINMAARPLPVPVENEPYYMSIDRTEAENLLTGQPDGTYILRPSSQPNHAYTLSVACSNSVHNVGVRRRTDGRLALGFARRGERSFSSVTSLLRHHKKRRLLLVAAGGLIGATTLNETPQYYQTPSNIPIL